A window from Malassezia japonica chromosome 1, complete sequence encodes these proteins:
- the sec1 gene encoding syntaxin binding protein 1 (BUSCO:EOG09261ZJR; COG:U; EggNog:ENOG503NVK8), whose amino-acid sequence MPAKSLQTLVKQRYLNAIQSVQPASRWKNLVVDSHTMQYLSAVMRMFDILELNVTQVENIEKRRDPQPTMEAAYILCATTQNVERLIKELAPSGDTPPQYAAAHIFFVDAVSDELVEKLTASKAAPRLKQLVELFLSMWPIEAQAFVLKQPTSLYSLFQPMEGPYAPSHDESLALLQDELDVATQTLVNLCITLNENPQIRYLSSSPTPLGPLAIGAQENTVDGNAPHVPPPKRAAPPEGRIEVGEHFTKQLAFRVQAALDEYTKGGQLLGEPGRPQSVLFVTDRSMDTSAPFLHEFTYQAMINDLLPIEEGMRYKHTYTNSDGQREESMAELNDEDEIYKAIRHLHIAEAIAYLQREFESHMGEASQFSGATSINGMRDMLASLPHMQTTKEKLSLHLSLAQQCMDRFEKSKLAEQAMVEQNSATGETAQGSRPRALVEEMVPLLDDAQVTNADKVRIIALYILFCDGVHDEDRRRLFQHARLGTGEMNAVNNLVHLGARIVRESSGSGLDAIFRKRRKHLKPRSNPTDYELSRYQPLIRTMMEDHAAGRLDQSLFPYVRDAPPDTLATGSLSPRNVANFGSSATDMATQMLHSAINATGGKDSPLARVGRGFDASSGRTASGSTSLRSAKPTWHQKGRANSVASIPTAGGMLTPRGSVSAPLAENSNPNAQRVLIYVAGGMTYSEMRTAYQVGARMNADVYIGSSHVHTPSSFINELRVMGSSRQPAPPAPHVAQRRAAEAESKKKPDPKKKQAPPKPIYPQTLSAQARYDLRYQTAPEPEPEPEAPSSGSRKISATLHALKKDTKEVPEPPSGPQTAKPEPVKPKVRDMSKFKNAFSFKK is encoded by the exons ATGCCGGCCAAGAGTCTGCAGACGCTGGTAAAGCAGC GCTATCTTAATGCGATACAATCCGTGCAGCCCGCGTCACGATGGAAGAACCTCGTGGTCGACTCGCACACGATGCAGTACCTGTCGGCGGTGATGCGCATGTTTGATATTCTCGAGCTGAATGTGACCCAGGTCGAGAACATCGAGAAGCGGCGCGATCCCCAGCCGACGATGGAGGCCGCGTACATTCTGTGTGCGACGACGCAGaatgtcgagcgcctcattaaggagctcgcgccgagcggcgacaCCCCGCCACAgtacgccgcggcgcacatcTTCTTTGTCGACGCCGTGTcggacgagctcgtggagAAGCTCACTGCGtccaaggcggcgccgcgtctgAAGCAGCTTGTCGAGCTGTTCCTGAGCATGTGGCCGATCGAGGCACAGGCGTTTGTGCTGAAGCAGCCTACCTCGCTCTACTCGCTCTTCCAGCCGATGGAAGGGCcgtacgcgccgagccacgATGAGTCGCTCGCACTTCTGCAGGACGAGCTGGACGTTGCGACGCAGACGCTAGTCAATTTGTGCATCACGCTGAACGAGAATCCACAGATCCGCTACCTCTCGTCGAGCCCCACGCCGCTGGGGCCGCTGGCGATCGGCGCACAAGAAAACACGGTCGACGGCaacgcgccgcacgtccCCCCGCCgaagcgtgccgcgccgccagaAGGCAGGAtcgaggtcggcgagcactttaccaagcagctcgcctTCCGCGTGCAGGCGGCCCTCGACGAGTACACCAAAGGCGgccagctgctcggcgagccggGCCGGCCGCAGAGCGTGCTCTTTGTCACGGACCGCTCGATGGACACCTCAGCGCCGTTCCTGCACGAGTTTACCTACCAGGCGATGATCAACGACCTGCTCCCGATCGAGGAAGGTATGCGGTACAAGCACACGTATACCAACTCGGACgggcagcgcgaggagagcatggccgagctcaacgacgaggacgagatcTACAAGGCGATCCGCCACCTGCAcattgccgaggcgatcgccTACCTCCAGCGCGAGTTTGAGTCGCACATGGGCGAGGCCAGCCAGTTTtcgggcgcgacgtcgatCAACGGCATGCGCGACATGCtggcgtcgctgccgcacATGCAGACCACCAAGGAGAAGCTGTCGCTGCACCtgtcgctcgcgcagcagtgCATGGACCGTTTCGAAAAGAgcaagctcgccgagcaggcgatGGTCGAGCAAAATAGCGCCACCGGCGAGACGGCGCAGGGCTCGCGGCCCCGCGCACTGGTCGAAGAGATGGTGCCACTGCTTGACGACGCACAGGTCACCAACGCGGACAAGGTGCGCATCATCGCGCTCTACATTCTTTTCTGCGACGGCGTCCACGACGaggaccgccgccgcctctttcagcatgcgcgccttggcacGGGCGAGATGAATGCAGTAAATAATCTtgtgcacctcggcgcgcgcatcgtgcgcgagtcgtcgggctcgggcCTCGATGCCATCTTccgcaagcggcgcaaaCACCTCAAGCCGCGCTCCAACCCGACCGACTACGAGCTGAGCCGCTACCAGCCGCTGATCCGGACCATGATGGAGGACCATGCGGCAgggcgcctcgaccagTCGCTCTTCCCGTACGTGCGTGACGCACCCCCGGATACGCTCGCGACGGGGTCCTTATCGCCGCGCAACGTCGCCAACTttggctcgagcgcgaccgacATGGCGACGCAGATGCTCCACTCGGCCATCAACGCCACCGGCGGCAAGGactcgccgctcgcgcgcgtcggccgcggctTTGACGCGTCCTCGGGACGCACCGCAAGCGGCTcgacgtcgctgcgcagcgccaagCCGACGTGGCACCAAAAGGGGCGCGCCAACTCGGTGGCCTCGATTCCCACCGCGGGCGGCATGCTCACCCCGCGCGGCTCCgtctcggcgccgctcgcggagAACAGCAACCCgaacgcgcagcgcgtgctgATCTACGTCGCGGGCGGCATGACCTACTCGGAGATGCGCACTGCCTACcaggtcggcgcgcggatGAATGCAGACGTGTACATTGGCTCCTCGCACGTCCACACACCCTCCTCGTTCATAaacgagctgcgcgtgatgggctcgtcgcgccagCCCGCGCCTcccgcgccgcacgtcgcgcagcgccgcgcggccgaggccgagtcgAAGAAGAAGCCCGACCCCAAGAAgaagcaggcgccgccgaagccGATCTATCCCCAGACGCTCTCGGCCCAGGCACGCTACGACCTGCGCTACCAgaccgcgcccgagcccgagcccgagcccgaggcgccgtcgtcgggcTCGCGCAAGATCTCTGcgacgctgcacgcgctcaaAAAGGACACCAAAGAGGTGCCTGAGCCGCCGAGTGGGCCGCAGACCGCCAAGCCCGAACCGGTCAAGCCCAAGGTGCGGGATATGAGCAAGTTTAAGAATGCTTTTTCCTTCAAGAAGTAG
- the PAT1 gene encoding DNA topoisomerase 2-associated protein pat1 (EggNog:ENOG503NVWW; BUSCO:EOG09260S3L; COG:S): protein MSFFGFDASLPGKGAPDEESALNDKIERALAASAQEDVEVYTWGQDTYDGLGDQLQETNDDLNEDTFGTFAQDVGKDFDFGHGQPQAAQGKSDRNASAFAASFDDFWSTPALSVDVPKPEPERAPAPRPATLDEVEAELRTQRAPPPAPPAGRPLTLEEVEAELRSQRPAPVPSAPVQPAPVPSMPVAATAAAAAAAATTPPVPPPAASAPPAGMPLVRPTAPPAAAPAAPVPPPNPQAAHLARMRAMLEACPQAVQQAILSLPPPIQFDSLEEVGARFPALLVPGNASTSEEQAAIQLLLSTAPSRMQQWQAAEEKRRAKAAKLAQITRYNGIMSGSDKDFITRIQISHLVTPDPYTDDFYAHVFFAVRGGGRRIPLPDASTVEAIEQHKSEDKKGPRRKLTRHENAMLRMQQQVERLVDSRKKREAKGSATGLEGTLGRVSLSSANKPRQILQVIHAKGSHEAQSDAKPGAAEDAMRAALQGASLDDASLRTHGTQKRESLSRRESLVILEQLYAIVLRLEQLRREPALDADLDAMREQKQLTDKLWDELRVLEPLDVSDPHPFVSLLNHVKGKRLLPRALRLLDPEQGLATLTMLIASFSSLDAVRNYAPWEQYQALEALPHARAPLTATHAAEIGRSIDAFGNSVLFNMISLINQAPLRIVSGMLALLMERNDIVFCAKTRPGVSVLTVLLSRAETLRQAASAAVPIGEATPSADEVEQWSNVFGVLLDRLAAHGQLAQLFPSTRVQAALPFGVDVYLAHASRKEGSRFSIDAEDEPVWNLMALFAIHSDLNQQQVLVQELREKILANIIAANEAKSKGAKQEEDVRIRNVNLLLHALNLDAAQITL from the coding sequence ATGTCCTTCTTTGGGTTCGACGCGAGCCTGCCAGGGAAGGGGGCGCCCGACGAGGAGTCGGCGCTCAATGACAAgatcgagcgtgcgctcgcagcGAGTGCACAGGAAGACGTGGAGGTGTACACATGGGGTCAGGACACGTACGACGGACTGGGCGACCAGCTGCAGGAGACGAACGACGACCTGAACGAAGACACCTTTGGCACGTTCGCACAGGACGTCGGCAAGGACTTTGACTTTGGCCACGGGCAGCCGCAGGCTGCACAGGGCAAGAGCGACCGCAATGCGTCCGCGTTCGCCGCATCGTTCGACGACTTTTGGAGCACCCCGGCGCTGAGCGTCGACGTGCCCAAGCCGGagcccgagcgcgcgccggcgccgcgcccggcgactctcgacgaggtcgaggcggagctGCGCACACAGCGCGCTCccccgcccgcgccgccggccggaCGGCCGCTGACGCTCGAAgaggtcgaggccgagctccGCTCGCAacgcccggcgccggtgccgagcgcgccggtgcagcctgcgccggtACCAAGCATGCCGGTGGCTGCtactgctgctgctgctgctgcggctGCTACTacgccgccggtgccgccgcccgcggccagtgcgccgccggcagGCATGCCGCTCGTCCGCCCTACGGCGCCtccggctgcggcgcccgctgcgcctgtgccgcCTCCGAACccccaggcggcgcaccttgcgcgcatgcgtgcgatgctcgaggcgtgcccccaggcggtgcagcaggcgaTCCTGTCGCTCCCTCCTCCGATCCAGTTTGATTCGCTGGAAGAGGTCGGTGCGCGGTTCCCTGCGCTGCTTGTCCCGGGCaacgcgtcgacgagcgaggagcaggccgcgATCCAGCTCCTCCTTTCCACTGCTCCGTCGCGTATGCAGCAGTggcaggccgccgaggagaAGCGTCGTGCCAAGGCCGCCAAGCTCGCGCAGATCACGCGCTACAACGGCATCATGTCGGGCTCGGACAAGGACTTTATTACGCGGATCCAGATCAGCCACCTGGTGACGCCCGATCCGTACACGGACGACTTTTACGCGCACGTCTTTTTTGCCGTgcgtggcggcggccgccgcattCCCCTGCccgacgcgtcgaccgTGGAGGCGATCGAGCAACACAAGAGCGAGGACAAGAAAGGCCCCCGCCGCAAGCTTACGCGGCACGAAAATgcgatgctgcgcatgcagcagcaggtcgagcgcctcgtcgatagccgcaagaagcgcgaggccaaAGGGAGCGCCACCGGCCTCGaaggcacgctcggccgTGTCTCGCTGTCGTCTGCGAACAAGCCCCGCCAGATTTTGCAGGTGATCCACGCAAAAGGCtcgcacgaggcgcagtcGGACGCCaagcccggcgcggcggaggACGCgatgcgtgcggcgctccaaGGCGCttcgctcgacgacgcgtcgctgcgcacgcacggcACGCAAAAGCGCGAATCGCTCTCGCGCCGCGAGTCGCTCGTgatcctcgagcagctctaTGCAAttgtgctgcgcctcgagcagctgcgccgcgagcctgcgctcgatgctgacctcgacgcgatgcgcgagcaAAAGCAGCTCACCGACAAGCTCTgggacgagctgcgcgtgctcgagccgctTGACGTGTCGGATCCTCATCCGTTCGTCTCGCTGCTAAACCACGTAAAAGGCAAGCGTCTGCTgccccgcgcgctgcgcctgctcgatcCCGAGCAGGGCCTGGCGACGCTGACGATGCTCATTGCGTCTTTCTCGTCGCTGGACGCGGTGCGGAACTATGCGCCGTGGGAGCAGTACCAGGCGCTGGAAGCGCTGCCCCACGCCCGCGCCCCGCTCACCGCCACACACGCGGCCGAGATTGGGCGCAGCATCGACGCGTTTGGCAACTCGGTGCTTTTCAACATGATCTCGCTCATCAAccaggcgccgctgcgcattGTGAGCGGcatgctcgcgctgctgatGGAACGCAACGATATCGTGTTCTGCGCCAAGACGCGCCCGGGTGTCTCGGTGCTTACTGTGCTCCtctcgcgcgccgagacgctgcgccaggcggcctcggccgcggtgccgatcggcgaggcgacgccgagcgccgacgaggtcgagcagTGGAGCAACGTCTTTGGCGTGCTCCttgaccgcctcgcggcgcacgggcagcttgcgcagctcttCCCTTCGACGCGCgtccaggcggcgctgccgttCGGCGTGGATGTATACCTGGCCCATGCCTCGCGCAAGGAGGGCTCGCGCTTCAGCATCGACGCGGAAGACGAGCCGGTCTGGAACCTCATGGCGCTCTTTGCCATCCACTCGGACCTCAACCAGCAGCAGGTGCTGgtgcaggagctgcgcgaaaAGATCCTCGCGAATATCATTGCCGCAAACGAGGCCAAGAGCAAGGGGGCGAagcaggaggaggacgtgcGCATCCGCAACGTCAACCTCTTGCTGCATGCTCTGAACCTCGACGCTGCTCAGATTACGTTATAA
- the ESC4 gene encoding regulator of Ty1 Transposition (COG:L; EggNog:ENOG503NXVY): MAERALFGGLRAALESHGAQVATDAQSRTSFEKNVTHLVTESLHCAQGRWCTPLADAQCARDASHPCAVTPLWVTRSIALRQLQPEGLYSPDPQRLFSGVVVSCAGMSPHDQEMIAAAVESLGGAVKQTLCEEVTHLVTASRDTSKVRALEERPDIRIAVVAPHWVNDSFRLNRRLPLRDFVFDLNKPDALPTCMCASWDRPQDVPSSPSHSPDDAGGAVLAGKRVLFARDIHGGALESHPELHSLRDRVVGAGGTCLETLAEDANDAAVQQAVRDADLVVARFRESREFGAAMREDTTVGTLPWLVQILSKGRMSSPRDRLLHFPYPESPVPGFDRLTVTITNYSGAQRTYLKDLIAKMGGTFTPHMTPSHHVCIALDLSGEKVLKAREWNIPIVNHIWLEQCFATWTNQNLAQSQFITFPGAAQLKAVVGQASVPDASLKPWLVTAEAAPEPERSQATPEPEEEPETNDTPTADTPANGRVTSAVDESVQEIVVDGQGKGKGKEAETERDEPIEEGEEGEEGEKGEEYPDVPEPNEVEPEHVEPEHVRDAEQAEVHERDDIEPEHVEQEHVEPEHVEPGQEHESEHAHDTAEDLTKESVHPDASADPTSPAVQDAKALHPDADQSAAASEPSPVAPQPDASSARPSARPTSRPSLPSDEQLAEAELGVHTPARSKRKSDTGERRATPTSARKRGKVDGVCLATTSVELKPNTLQVLDALQVTRVDDVSQATHLVAKGLTRTEKMLCAIALGTVEIVSVDWLKEVVKRKALVDASRYALVDREKEAKWNMTLSNALATSRAAPGALLEGHTFYLGKGVQPSKDVLRHVIAAAGGQAASLSSASAKVLVADAAHHHVIGSREEAKQLGALREQCAKHGHVLPLWTPELILAGVLRQDMQWDEEYALHL; encoded by the exons atggcggagcgtgcgctgttCGGGGGG CTTCGTGCAGCGCTCGAGAGCCATGGCGCACAGGTCGCCACCGACGCGCagtcgcgcacgtcgttTGAGAAGAACGTGACACACCTCGTCACCGAGTCGCTGCACTGCGCGCAGGGGCGCTggtgcacgccgctcgcggatGCCCAGTGCGCAAGGGATGCGTCGCACCCGTGCGCAGTCACC CCGCTGTGGGTcacgcgctcgatcgcgctgcgccagctgcaGCCCGAGGGCCTCTACTCGCCGGATCCCCAGCGCCTCTTTTCGGGGGTGGTTGTGAGCTGCGCGGGAATGTCGCCGCACGACCAAGAGATGATCGCTGCGGcggtcgagtcgctcgGTGGCGCGGTGAAGCAGACACTGTGCGAAGAGGTGACGCACCTCgtcaccgcgtcgcgcgacacgtccaaggtgcgtgcgctcgaagAGCGGCCCGACATTCGCATCGCGGTCGTCGCACCACATTGGGTCAATGATAGTTTTCGCCTGaaccgccgcctgccgctgcgcgactttGTGTTTGACCTGAACAagcccgacgcgctgccgacgtGCATGTGTGCGTCGTGGGACCGTCCGCAGGACGTCCCTTCTTCGCCGTCGCACTCGCCAGACgatgcaggcggcgcggtgctcgcggGAAAAAGGGTGCTCTTTGCACGCGACAtccacggcggcgcactcgaGTCGCATCCCGAGCTGCACTCGCTGCGTGATCGCGTGGTGGGCGCCGGCGGAACGtgcctcgagacgctcgccgaggacgcaAACGACGCGGCAGTGCAGCAGGCTgtgcgcgatgcggacCTGGTCGTGGCGCGCTTCCGCGAGAGCCGCGAATTtggcgcggcgatgcgcgaggacacgacggtcggcacgctccCGTGGCTCGTGCAGATCCTCTCGAAAGGGCGCatgagctcgccgcgcgaccgTCTGCTGCACTTTCCGTACCCCGAGAGCCCGGTACCGGGCTTTGACCGCCTGACGGTGACGATTACCAACTACTCgggtgcgcagcgtacCTACCTCAAGGACCTGATTGCCAAGATGGGCGGCACCTTTACGCCGCACATGACGCCGTCGCACCATGTGTGCATCGCGCTGGACCTCTCGGGCGAAAAGGTGCtcaaggcgcgcgagtgGAACATTCCGATCGTGAACCACATCTGGCTCGAGCAGTGCTTTGCGACGTGGACGAACCAAAACCTGGCACAGAGCCAGTTTATTACGTTtccgggcgccgcgcagctcaaggCAGTCGTCGGCCAGGCAAGTGTGCCGGACGCGAGCCTCAAGCCGTGGCTGGTGACGGCCGAAGCCGCACCAGAGCCGGAGCGGtcgcaggcgacgccggAGCCGGAGGAGGAGCCGGAGACGAACGATACCCCGACGGCGGATACCCCTGCGAATGGCCGTgtgacgagcgccgtcgaTGAAAGCGTGCAAGAGATTGTGGTGGATGGGCAAGGAAAAGGGAAAGGGAAGGAGGCGGAGACGGAGCGTGATGAGCCTATTGAGGAAggcgaggagggcgaggaggGCGAAAAGGGCGAGGAGTACCCTGACGTGCCCGAGCCCAACGAGGTCGAGCCCGAACACGTCGAGCCCGAGCATGTTCGTGACGCtgagcaggccgaggtccacgagcgcgacgataTCGAGCCTGAGCACGTCGAACAGGAGCACGTCGAACCTGAGCACGTCGAACCTGGACAGGAGCACGAGTCCGAGCACGCCCACGACACTGCCGAGGACCTTACCAAAGAATCTGTCCATCCTGACGCTTCTGCCGACCCTACTAGCCCTGCTGTGCAGGACGCCAAGGCCCTTCAccccgacgccgaccagTCGGCCGCCGCTTCCGAGCCGTCTCCTGTGGCTCCTCAGCCAGACGCCTCTTCTGCACGCCCCTCGGCGCGCCCAACTTCGCGTCCTTCGCTCCCCTCggacgagcagcttgccgaggccgagctggGCGTGCACACGCCCGCCCGCTCCAAGCGCAAGTCGGACACgggcgagcgtcgtgcgacgccgacgtctgcgcgcaagcgcggcaAGGTTGATGGCGTGTGCCTTGCGACGACCTCGGTCGAGCTCAAGCCGAACACGCTGCAGgtcctcgatgcgctgcaagTGACGCGTGTCGACGATGTGTCGCAGGCGACGCACCTTGTCGCCAAAGGGCTTACGCGCACGGAGAAGATGCTGTGTGCCATTGCCCTCGGCACGGTCGAGATCGTGTCGGTGGACTGGCTGAAAGAGGTGGTGAAGCGCAAAGCGCTGGTCGATGCCTCGCGCTATGCGCTGGTCGACCGTGAAAAAGAGGCCAAGTGGAACATGACGCTGTCGAATGCGCTTGCGACgagccgtgcggcgcccggcgcgctgctggaggGCCACACGTTCTACCTCGGCAAAGGTGTGCAGCCCAGCAAAGACGTGCTGCGCCATGTCATTGCAGCGGCTGGTGGTCAGGCTGCCTCGCTGTCGAGTGCCTCGGCCAAGGTGCTggtcgccgatgccgccCACCACCACGTCATTGgctcgcgcgaggaggcgaagcagctcggcgcgctgcgtgagcagTGTGCCAAGCACGGCCACGTTTTGCCGCTCTGGACGCCCGAGCTGATTCTCGCCGGGGTCCTGCGTCAGGACATGCAGTGGGACGAGGAGTATGCGCTGCATCTGTAG
- a CDS encoding uncharacterized protein (TransMembrane:9 (i80-100o112-129i163-184o190-209i245-266o272-299i410-433o439-460i467-487o); COG:P; EggNog:ENOG503NVZY) yields the protein MQPAPAGRESTPGRFWHNAKRFGKTLVRYDDTEANRLGIPMVGVKDFAHDHYENPFYATLNYLDSLFPFRRWILSYNSTWFVGDLISGITVGLVVVPQSMSYANVAGLKPEFGLYSSFVGVVIYALFATSKDVTIGPVAVMSLQTHNVIQKVLQTHPEVTPEIIASALAFLCGIITLGVGLLRLGWIVEFIPAPAVSGFMTGSALTILVGQLPKLLGEKGVNGNDAMYKIAINFFKKLPTAKMDAAFGVTALVFLYLVRWSCNWVAKRYPRYARAAFFISVMRSAFVIIILTAASRAWVGTHYHDKKKYPISLILDVPRGFKHMGQPVLPTDVLSAIGPNLPASVIVLLLEHIAISKSFGRLNNYKINPNQELVAIGVTNLVGPCFGGYAATGSFSRSAIKSKSGVRTPLAGWITAIVVLIAIYALSGVFFWIPNAALSAVIIHAVGDLIAPPALLYKFWLMNPLELLIWVAAVVVTIFTSVDYGVYTSIAASAALLLVRIARPRGHWLGVVRVQHDPSVAGGAQVRNVYVPMDTQDGLRDPSVHVAPPPPGIFVYRVEESFTYPNASRMSDIIIDKVKAETRPGKLQVMRKGDRPWNDPGPPNPLLIKFWRKATLYHRRHADAKTVDEDMADKDLERRNDPRPLLRAIVLDFGSVSNIDSTSVQVLVDLRNALELYRGAPVEFHFAHILSPWIRRGLLAGDFGTGTVRRHVTEIAAVVPAHDDREVGVRNSPVPGTKIVEDAHAQPQHEDIVRDAPTSSTDLEAQAPAQPDKGSFDDEIKNLDAIYGNNKAEQESLDLGAGSITVPILWNNELTPYFHLDLAGAVSSALESAPAESQAPEVATPSDHHTP from the coding sequence ATGCAGCCAGCTCCTGCGGGGCGAGAGTCCACCCCGGGCCGTTTCTGGCACAATGCCAAGCGGTTCGGCAAGACGCTCGTGCGCTACGACGACACGGAGGCCAACCGCCTGGGTATCCCCATGGTCGGCGTGAAAGACTTTGCGCACGACCACTATGAGAACCCGTTCTACGCGACGCTAAACTACCTCGACTCGCTTTTCCCGTTCCGCCGCTGGATCCTCTCGTACAACTCGACGTGGTTCGTCGGCGATCTGATTTCGGGTATCACGGTCGGCCTTGTGGTCGTGCCGCAGTCCATGTCGTACGCCAACGTCGCTGGCCTCAAGCCCGAGTTTGGTCTCTACTCGTCGTTCGTCGGTGTCGTGATCTATGCGCTGTTTGCCACCTCCAAGGACGTGACGATCGGACCGGTGGCGGTCATGTCGCTGCAGACGCACAATGTCATCCAAAAGGTCTTGCAAACGCACCCGGAAGTCACGCCGGAAATTATCGCATCCGCGCTTGCATTCCTCTGTGGTATTAtcacgctcggcgtcggtctCCTGCGCCTGGGCTGGATCGTCGAGTTCATtcccgcgccggccgtgaGCGGTTTCATGACGGGATCCGCGTTGACCATTCTCGTCGGCCAGCTGCCCAAGCTCCTCGGTGAAAAAGGCGTGAACGGCAACGATGCCATGTACAAGATCGCGATCAACTTTTTCAAAAAGCTGCCTACCGCCAAGATGGATGCCGCGTTTGGTGTTACGGCTTTGGTTTTCCTCTATCTCGTACGCTGGTCGTGCAACTGGGTCGCGAAACGCTACCCAAggtacgcgcgcgccgcattCTTCATCTCGGTAATGCGCAGTGCGTTTGTCATCATCATCCTCACCGCCGCGAGTCGCGCATGGGTCGGCACGCACTACCACGACAAGAAAAAGTACCCTATCAGCCTGATTCTCGATGTGCCCCGTGGCTTTAAGCACATGGGCCAGCCGGTACTCCCGACCGATGTGCTCTCGGCCATCGGCCCGAACCTGCCCGCGTCGGTGATtgtgctgctgctcgagcacatTGCCATCTCCAAGTCGTTCGGCCGTCTGAACAACTACAAGATCAACCCGAACCAGGAACTGGTCGCGATCGGTGTCACGAACCTGGTCGGCCCGTGCTTTGGCGGTTACGCGGCAACCGGCTCCTTCTCGCGCTCTGCGATCAAGTCCAAGTCGGgtgtgcgcacgccgcttgCGGGCTGGATCACGGCGATTGTCGTGCTAATTGCCATCTACGCTCTGTCGGGCGTTTTCTTCTGGATTCCGaacgcggcgctctcggCAGTGATTATCCACGCGGTGGGTGACCTGATTGCGCCCCCGGCGCTCCTGTACAAGTTCTGGCTGATGAACCCGCTCGAGCTCTTGATTTGGGTTGCGGCCGTGGTCGTGACCATCTTTACCAGTGTCGACTACGGTGTGTACACCTCGatcgcggcctcggcagcgcTCCTGTTGGTTCGCATTGCACGCCCTCGTGGACACTGGCTGGGTGTGGTGCGTGTGCAGCACGACCCGTCGGTcgcgggcggcgctcaGGTCCGCAACGTCTATGTGCCTATGGACACGCAGgacggcctgcgcgacccgtcggtgcacgtcgcgccgccgccacccGGTATCTTTGTGTACCGTGTCGAGGAGTCATTCACCTACCCGAACGCCTCGCGCATGTCGGACATTATCATCGACAAGGTCAAGGCCGAGACACGCCCGGGCAAGCTCCAGGTGATGCGCAAGGGCGATCGGCCGTGGAACGACCCCGGACCGCCCAACCCACTGCTGATCAAGTTCTGGCGCAAGGCCACGCTCTACCACCGCCGCCACGCGGATGCCAAgacggtcgacgaggacatGGCCGACAAGGACttggagcgccgcaacgaTCCGCGGCCGCTTCTGCGTGCGATCGTGCTCGACTTTGGGTCGGTGAGCAACATCGACTCGACCTCGGTCCAGGTGCTGGTCGATCTGCGcaacgcgctcgagctgtaccgcggcgcgccggtcgagtTCCACTTTGCGCATATCCTCTCGCCGTGGATCCGCCGTGGCCTGCTCGCCGGTGACTTTGGTACCGGCACGGTCCGCCGCCATGTGACCGAGATCGCGGCCGTGGtgccggcgcacgacgaccgcgaggtCGGTGTGCGCAactcgccggtgccgggTACCAAGATCGTCGAAGACGCCCACGCCCAGCCCCAGCACGAAGACATtgtgcgcgatgcgcccaCCAGCTCCACGGACCTCGAGGCACAGGCGCCGGCACAGCCGGACAAGGGCTCGTTTGACGACGAGATCAAGAACCTCGATGCGATCTACGGCAACAACAAGGCCGAACAGGAAtcgctcgacctcggggCTGGAAGTATCACCGTTCCGATTCTGTGGAACAATGAACTCACGCCGTACTTCcacctcgacctcgccggtgcagtctcgtcggcgctcgaAAGCGCGCCGGCAGAAAGCCAGGCGCCAGAGGTGGCGACGCCGAGTGACCACCACACCCCTTAA